The following are encoded in a window of Vespula pensylvanica isolate Volc-1 chromosome 2, ASM1446617v1, whole genome shotgun sequence genomic DNA:
- the LOC122627181 gene encoding uncharacterized protein LOC122627181 isoform X2, with amino-acid sequence MEEIGFTCFLVILGFAVQGSISVGCGYPGAPAHSSVRFTGSGIDDVIDEEETLLKETELPEGTVATYSCERGFELLGPARRQCQTEGTWTPEGVPFCVLNVAGGKAPMQSSSLDGGIPQRAVDGSSAQIYTAQTCTLTRPEHRPWWYVNLLEPYMVQLVRLDFGKPCCGTGVPGTIVVRVGNNRPDLGTNPICNRFTGPLEEGQPLFLPCNPPMPGAFVSVHLEASTQALIPVQLSLCEAFVYTDQALPIERCPQFRDQPPGSTATYNGKCYIFYNRQPLIFREALAFCRARGGTLVDESNPALQGFISWELWRRHRSDTTSQYWMGAVRDQNDRTVWRWTGSGEEVSVSFWSLPQGTEEDCARYDGSRGWLWSDTPCNARLNFICQHQPRACGRPEQPPNSTMIVTAAGNKNIASQYEVGAIVEYTCNSGSLLIGPSTRSCLDTGFYNEFPPVCKNIECGYPANIKHGGYTLINNTVTYLSQVLYSCDEGYEMTGRARLTCDIDERWNGPPPRCEPIHCDPPVIIPHSFIQIDEIDETEMANKSTVNRSLFVGSIVTYTCEKGYRLIGSRQILCLQNGVYDHAAPSCTEEPRTSTVTLPSRTTLRPATSSKPRPFITTKIRSTTPPANTPTKITTMIATLKAATIVPPNGKIPLITSEHMATVKETESKKSNVNIQSTVSSSSSILNDHSRDHPQDNEIAGSGADHVQAGTGTGVPEPSGPLQVDTFNQSTSTHQAKLNLGAVIALGVFGGFVFLAAVITTVVILIRRNRGRSSKHYRHRASPDCNTVASFDSSSSESRGGLNRYYRQAWENLHETTGHKMNHPALQRKETLDEPGYRENYRSNNTERDGSELVVSDVAAYPSSKHASVSDKKRHHHHHHHHHNSPEWRQSQSHHRY; translated from the exons GTAGCATCAGCGTCGGATGCGGTTATCCAGGTGCACCGGCTCACAGCAGCGTACGCTTCACGGGCAGCGGCATAGACGATGTCATAGACGAAGAGGAGACTCTTCTCAAAGAAACAGAATTGCCGGAAGGAACTGTAGCTACGTATTCGTGCGAGAGAGGCTTCGAATTACTCGGCCCAGCGAGGAGACAATGTCAGACAGAGGGTACATGGACACCAGAAGGCGTTCCTTTTTGCG TATTGAATGTTGCAGGCGGAAAAGCACCAATGCAATCTAGCAGCCTGGATGGTGGAATTCCGCAACGTGCTGTTGATGGAAGCAGTGCTCAGATTTATACTGCGCAAACTTGCACGTTAACGAGACCCGAGCACAGACCATGGTGGTATGTGAACCTTTTGGAACCATACATGGTACAACTGGTTCGGCTAGATTTTGGGAAACCTTGCTGTG GAACTGGTGTTCCTGGCACGATCGTCGTTCGCGTCGGTAACAATCGGCCGGATTTGGGAACAAATCCAATTTGCAACCGTTTCACTGGTCCGCTAGAGGAGGGTCaacctcttttccttccttgcAATCCACCGATGCCTGGTGCATTCGTTTCGGTACATTTAGAGGCTTCTACCCAAGCTTTAATTCCTGTACAGCTTTCCTTGTGCGAAGCTTTCGTTTATACAGATCAG GCACTGCCCATCGAGAGGTGTCCACAATTCAGAGACCAACCACCGGGATCAACTGCCACTTATAATGGAAAatgttacatattttataatcgacaACCGTTGATCTTCAGAGAGGCTCTAGCTTTTTGTCGAGCACGAGGTGGCACTCTAGTTGATGAAAGTAATCCTGCCCTTCAAGGATTTATCTCCTGGGAATTGTGGAGACGGCACAG GAGTGACACGACTAGCCAGTATTGGATGGGTGCCGTGAGAGATCAGAACGATCGAACTGTTTGGAGATGGACGGGTAGCGGAGAGGAAGTCTCTGTGTCTTTTTGGAGTCTTCCGCAAGGTACAGAAGAAGATTGTGCTCGATACGATGGTAGCAGGGGTTGGCTCTGGTCCGATACACCTTGCAACGctcgattaaattttatctgtCAACACC aACCACGAGCTTGCGGTAGACCCGAACAGCCACCGAATTCAACCATGATCGTGACAGCTGcaggaaataaaaacattgCTAGTCAATACGAAGTTGGCGCTATCGTAGAATATACTTGCAACTCTGGAAGTCTTCTCATTGGACCTTCAACTCGTTCGTGTCTTGATACAGGCTTCTACAATGAATTTCCACCGGTTTGCaaaa ATATCGAATGTGGTTATCCTGCAAATATAAAGCACGGTGGTTACACATTGATCAACAACACTGTAACTTATCTAAGCCAAGTACTCTACTCTTGTGACGAGGGATACGAAATGACAG GTCGTGCGAGACTAACGTGCGATATAGACGAGAGATGGAACGGACCACCGCCGCGTTGCGAACCGATACATTGCGATCCACCCGTAATAATTCCTCACAGTTTCATCCAAATCGACGAAATCGACGAAACTGAAATGGCCAATAAAAGCACCGTTAACAGGAGCCTGTTCGTTGGTAGTATCGTCACTTATACATGCGAAAAGGGATATCGGTTGATCGGCTCACGACAGATTCTCTGTTTGCAAAATGGAGTTTACGATCACGCTGCACCCTCTTGCACAg AGGAGCCTCGCACGAGTACGGTAACGCTGCCTTCGCGAACGACTTTACGACCAGCAACAAGTAGCAAACCACGACCGTTCATTACAACGAAGATTAGATCGACTACGCCACCAGCAAACACGCCGACGAAAATAACGACAATGATTGCAACGCTGAAGGCAGCGACGATCGTCCCGCCAAATGGCAAGATACCACTAATTACTAGTGAACATATGGCGACGGTTAAAGAAACCGAATCAAAAAAGTCGAACGTTAACATACAAAGTacagtttcttcttcgtcgtcaaTTTTAAACGATCATAGCAGAGATCATCCGCAAGATAACGAGATCGCTGGTAGTGGTGCTGATCACGTGCAAGCCGGTACTGGCACAGGTGTACCCGAACCCTCAGGACCTTTACAAGTGGACACATTCAACCAATCGACTAGCACCCATCAAGCGAAATTGAATCTTGGTGCAGTTATAGCGCTCGGAGTCTTTGGTGGTTTTGTCTTCCTTGCTGCAGTCATCACAACGGTAGTCATACTGATACGCAG GAACCGTGGTAGAAGCAGTAAACACTATCGTCACCGAGCATCTCCAGATTGTAATACCGTTGCTAGTTTTGATAGCAGTTCCTCAGAAAGTCGAGGTGGCTTGAATCGATATTATAGGCAAGCATGGGAGAATCTTCATGAGACTACCGGGCATAAGATGAACCATCCTGCGTTACAACGCAAGGAAACCCTGGATGAACCAGGATATCGGGAAAATTACCGCAGTAACAACACCGAACGTGATGGTTCGGAACTAGTTGTCAGCGATGTTGCAGCATATCCATCTAGCAAACATGCTAGTGTTTCCGATAAGAAAcgtcatcaccaccaccaccatcatcatcataactCACCCGAATGGAGGCAATCACAGTCTCACCACAGATATTGA
- the LOC122627181 gene encoding uncharacterized protein LOC122627181 isoform X1, with the protein MEEIGFTCFLVILGFAVQGSISVGCGYPGAPAHSSVRFTGSGIDDVIDEEETLLKETELPEGTVATYSCERGFELLGPARRQCQTEGTWTPEGVPFCVLNVAGGKAPMQSSSLDGGIPQRAVDGSSAQIYTAQTCTLTRPEHRPWWYVNLLEPYMVQLVRLDFGKPCCGTGVPGTIVVRVGNNRPDLGTNPICNRFTGPLEEGQPLFLPCNPPMPGAFVSVHLEASTQALIPVQLSLCEAFVYTDQALPIERCPQFRDQPPGSTATYNGKCYIFYNRQPLIFREALAFCRARGGTLVDESNPALQGFISWELWRRHRRSDTTSQYWMGAVRDQNDRTVWRWTGSGEEVSVSFWSLPQGTEEDCARYDGSRGWLWSDTPCNARLNFICQHQPRACGRPEQPPNSTMIVTAAGNKNIASQYEVGAIVEYTCNSGSLLIGPSTRSCLDTGFYNEFPPVCKNIECGYPANIKHGGYTLINNTVTYLSQVLYSCDEGYEMTGRARLTCDIDERWNGPPPRCEPIHCDPPVIIPHSFIQIDEIDETEMANKSTVNRSLFVGSIVTYTCEKGYRLIGSRQILCLQNGVYDHAAPSCTEEPRTSTVTLPSRTTLRPATSSKPRPFITTKIRSTTPPANTPTKITTMIATLKAATIVPPNGKIPLITSEHMATVKETESKKSNVNIQSTVSSSSSILNDHSRDHPQDNEIAGSGADHVQAGTGTGVPEPSGPLQVDTFNQSTSTHQAKLNLGAVIALGVFGGFVFLAAVITTVVILIRRNRGRSSKHYRHRASPDCNTVASFDSSSSESRGGLNRYYRQAWENLHETTGHKMNHPALQRKETLDEPGYRENYRSNNTERDGSELVVSDVAAYPSSKHASVSDKKRHHHHHHHHHNSPEWRQSQSHHRY; encoded by the exons GTAGCATCAGCGTCGGATGCGGTTATCCAGGTGCACCGGCTCACAGCAGCGTACGCTTCACGGGCAGCGGCATAGACGATGTCATAGACGAAGAGGAGACTCTTCTCAAAGAAACAGAATTGCCGGAAGGAACTGTAGCTACGTATTCGTGCGAGAGAGGCTTCGAATTACTCGGCCCAGCGAGGAGACAATGTCAGACAGAGGGTACATGGACACCAGAAGGCGTTCCTTTTTGCG TATTGAATGTTGCAGGCGGAAAAGCACCAATGCAATCTAGCAGCCTGGATGGTGGAATTCCGCAACGTGCTGTTGATGGAAGCAGTGCTCAGATTTATACTGCGCAAACTTGCACGTTAACGAGACCCGAGCACAGACCATGGTGGTATGTGAACCTTTTGGAACCATACATGGTACAACTGGTTCGGCTAGATTTTGGGAAACCTTGCTGTG GAACTGGTGTTCCTGGCACGATCGTCGTTCGCGTCGGTAACAATCGGCCGGATTTGGGAACAAATCCAATTTGCAACCGTTTCACTGGTCCGCTAGAGGAGGGTCaacctcttttccttccttgcAATCCACCGATGCCTGGTGCATTCGTTTCGGTACATTTAGAGGCTTCTACCCAAGCTTTAATTCCTGTACAGCTTTCCTTGTGCGAAGCTTTCGTTTATACAGATCAG GCACTGCCCATCGAGAGGTGTCCACAATTCAGAGACCAACCACCGGGATCAACTGCCACTTATAATGGAAAatgttacatattttataatcgacaACCGTTGATCTTCAGAGAGGCTCTAGCTTTTTGTCGAGCACGAGGTGGCACTCTAGTTGATGAAAGTAATCCTGCCCTTCAAGGATTTATCTCCTGGGAATTGTGGAGACGGCACAG AAGGAGTGACACGACTAGCCAGTATTGGATGGGTGCCGTGAGAGATCAGAACGATCGAACTGTTTGGAGATGGACGGGTAGCGGAGAGGAAGTCTCTGTGTCTTTTTGGAGTCTTCCGCAAGGTACAGAAGAAGATTGTGCTCGATACGATGGTAGCAGGGGTTGGCTCTGGTCCGATACACCTTGCAACGctcgattaaattttatctgtCAACACC aACCACGAGCTTGCGGTAGACCCGAACAGCCACCGAATTCAACCATGATCGTGACAGCTGcaggaaataaaaacattgCTAGTCAATACGAAGTTGGCGCTATCGTAGAATATACTTGCAACTCTGGAAGTCTTCTCATTGGACCTTCAACTCGTTCGTGTCTTGATACAGGCTTCTACAATGAATTTCCACCGGTTTGCaaaa ATATCGAATGTGGTTATCCTGCAAATATAAAGCACGGTGGTTACACATTGATCAACAACACTGTAACTTATCTAAGCCAAGTACTCTACTCTTGTGACGAGGGATACGAAATGACAG GTCGTGCGAGACTAACGTGCGATATAGACGAGAGATGGAACGGACCACCGCCGCGTTGCGAACCGATACATTGCGATCCACCCGTAATAATTCCTCACAGTTTCATCCAAATCGACGAAATCGACGAAACTGAAATGGCCAATAAAAGCACCGTTAACAGGAGCCTGTTCGTTGGTAGTATCGTCACTTATACATGCGAAAAGGGATATCGGTTGATCGGCTCACGACAGATTCTCTGTTTGCAAAATGGAGTTTACGATCACGCTGCACCCTCTTGCACAg AGGAGCCTCGCACGAGTACGGTAACGCTGCCTTCGCGAACGACTTTACGACCAGCAACAAGTAGCAAACCACGACCGTTCATTACAACGAAGATTAGATCGACTACGCCACCAGCAAACACGCCGACGAAAATAACGACAATGATTGCAACGCTGAAGGCAGCGACGATCGTCCCGCCAAATGGCAAGATACCACTAATTACTAGTGAACATATGGCGACGGTTAAAGAAACCGAATCAAAAAAGTCGAACGTTAACATACAAAGTacagtttcttcttcgtcgtcaaTTTTAAACGATCATAGCAGAGATCATCCGCAAGATAACGAGATCGCTGGTAGTGGTGCTGATCACGTGCAAGCCGGTACTGGCACAGGTGTACCCGAACCCTCAGGACCTTTACAAGTGGACACATTCAACCAATCGACTAGCACCCATCAAGCGAAATTGAATCTTGGTGCAGTTATAGCGCTCGGAGTCTTTGGTGGTTTTGTCTTCCTTGCTGCAGTCATCACAACGGTAGTCATACTGATACGCAG GAACCGTGGTAGAAGCAGTAAACACTATCGTCACCGAGCATCTCCAGATTGTAATACCGTTGCTAGTTTTGATAGCAGTTCCTCAGAAAGTCGAGGTGGCTTGAATCGATATTATAGGCAAGCATGGGAGAATCTTCATGAGACTACCGGGCATAAGATGAACCATCCTGCGTTACAACGCAAGGAAACCCTGGATGAACCAGGATATCGGGAAAATTACCGCAGTAACAACACCGAACGTGATGGTTCGGAACTAGTTGTCAGCGATGTTGCAGCATATCCATCTAGCAAACATGCTAGTGTTTCCGATAAGAAAcgtcatcaccaccaccaccatcatcatcataactCACCCGAATGGAGGCAATCACAGTCTCACCACAGATATTGA
- the LOC122627184 gene encoding putative serine protease K12H4.7 isoform X1: MRFVSLLLLTAVFININVALRNFLRGRSKDGNLGMLLSHKEHKWLPKEQWFIQMLDHFNPIDTRVWKQRYFQNTEYYKPGGPMFLLIGGEGTATAKWMVEGQWIEYAKQFEAMCFQLEHRFYGKSHPTADMSVKNLIYLNSEQALADIAYFIESINEIYKVLDNIKWIVFGGSYPGSLAAWMRVKYPHLVHGAVSSSAPVLAQVDFQQYYVIVENSLKEYSEACVDVIAAANKQFHMMLHHPIGQQGIVKKFNLCDPIDSGYTKRVDISNLYETIVSNFAGIVQYNKDNRNNSRMANLTIDDACNILLNEKIGIPIDRLAYISNMILNASKEKCLDFRYDKMIHELRDVTWDSEGAEGGRQWIYQTCTEFGFFQTSTARPNLFSEMFPVEFFIQQCIDIFGPRYNIDLLNNAVKRTNTLYGALKLEVNNVVFVHGSVDPWHALGITTSLTPEATAIYINGTAHCANMYPSTEHDLPQLKAAKVQVGRIIYRWLKN, translated from the exons ATGCGATTTGTATCATTATTGCTGTTAACAGcagtttttataaatattaatgtagcACTACGTAATTTTCTAAGAGGTAGAAGTAAAGATGGAAATCTAGGTATGTTGCTTTCACACAAAGAACACAAATGGCTTCCTAAGGAGCAATGGTTTATTCAAATGCTTGATCACTTTAATCCAATAGATACACGTGTTTGGAAGCAg AGATATTTTCAGAATACAGAATATTATAAACCTGGTGGTCCTATGTTCCTTTTAATCGGTGGTGAAGGAACAGCCACTGCCAAGTGGATGGTGGAAGGACAATGGATCGAATATGCTAAACAATTTGAAGCAATGTGTTTTCAACTTGAACATCGCTTTTATGGGAAAAGTCATCCAACTGC AGATATGAGTGTGAAGaacttaatttatttaaattcagAACAAGCACTTGCAGATATAgcatattttatagaaagtataaatgaaatttataaggtattagataatataaaatggatTGTTTTTGGAGGTTCTTATCCTGGATCATTAGCTGCATGGATGCGTGTAAAGTATCCTCATCTTGTACATGGAGCTGTGTCTAGTAGTGCTCCAGTCCTTGCACAAGTTGATTTTCAAC AATATTATGTTATTGTTGAAAATTCCCTTAAAGAATATTCTGAAGCATGTGTAGACGTGATTGCAGCTGCGAACAAACAATTTCATATGATGTTACATCATCCAATAGGTCAACAAGgcattgttaaaaaatttaa CCTGTGTGATCCAATAGATAGTGGATACACAAAACGCGtcgatatttcgaatttatatGAAACGATAGTAAGTAATTTTGCAGGTATTGTCCAGTACAATAAAGATAATCGTAACAATTCAAGAATGGCTAATTTGACCATCGATGATGCATGTAACATTCtactaaatgaaaaaataggCATACCCATCGACAGACTCGcttatataagtaatatgaTACTGAATGcaagcaaagaaaaatgtttggaCTTTAGATACGATAAGATGATTCATGAATTAAGGGATGTAACATGGGATTCTGAAGGAGCGGAAGGAG gTCGGCAATGGATATATCAAACCTGCACAGAATTTGGATTTTTTCAAACATCGACTGCTCGTCCAAATTTATTTAGTGAAATGTTTCCAGTAGAATTCTTTATTCAACAATGCATTGATATTTTCGGACCTAG GTATAATATAGACTTACTTAATAATGCTGTGAAGCGAACCAATACTCTATACGGAGCACTTAAGTTAGAAGTGAATAATGTAGTATTCGTGCATGGATCTGTTGATCCATGGCATGCATTAGGTATTACAACATCATTAACTCCTGAGGCTACTGCTATTTATATTAATG GCACTGCGCATTGTGCTAACATGTATCCATCTACCGAACATGACCTGCCTCAGCTAAAAGCAGCTAAAGTACAAGTTGGACGAATAATCTATCGGTGGTTAAAGAACTAA
- the LOC122627184 gene encoding putative serine protease F56F10.1 isoform X3, whose protein sequence is MFLLIGGEGTATAKWMVEGQWIEYAKQFEAMCFQLEHRFYGKSHPTADMSVKNLIYLNSEQALADIAYFIESINEIYKVLDNIKWIVFGGSYPGSLAAWMRVKYPHLVHGAVSSSAPVLAQVDFQQYYVIVENSLKEYSEACVDVIAAANKQFHMMLHHPIGQQGIVKKFNLCDPIDSGYTKRVDISNLYETIVSNFAGIVQYNKDNRNNSRMANLTIDDACNILLNEKIGIPIDRLAYISNMILNASKEKCLDFRYDKMIHELRDVTWDSEGAEGGRQWIYQTCTEFGFFQTSTARPNLFSEMFPVEFFIQQCIDIFGPRYNIDLLNNAVKRTNTLYGALKLEVNNVVFVHGSVDPWHALGITTSLTPEATAIYINGTAHCANMYPSTEHDLPQLKAAKVQVGRIIYRWLKN, encoded by the exons ATGTTCCTTTTAATCGGTGGTGAAGGAACAGCCACTGCCAAGTGGATGGTGGAAGGACAATGGATCGAATATGCTAAACAATTTGAAGCAATGTGTTTTCAACTTGAACATCGCTTTTATGGGAAAAGTCATCCAACTGC AGATATGAGTGTGAAGaacttaatttatttaaattcagAACAAGCACTTGCAGATATAgcatattttatagaaagtataaatgaaatttataaggtattagataatataaaatggatTGTTTTTGGAGGTTCTTATCCTGGATCATTAGCTGCATGGATGCGTGTAAAGTATCCTCATCTTGTACATGGAGCTGTGTCTAGTAGTGCTCCAGTCCTTGCACAAGTTGATTTTCAAC AATATTATGTTATTGTTGAAAATTCCCTTAAAGAATATTCTGAAGCATGTGTAGACGTGATTGCAGCTGCGAACAAACAATTTCATATGATGTTACATCATCCAATAGGTCAACAAGgcattgttaaaaaatttaa CCTGTGTGATCCAATAGATAGTGGATACACAAAACGCGtcgatatttcgaatttatatGAAACGATAGTAAGTAATTTTGCAGGTATTGTCCAGTACAATAAAGATAATCGTAACAATTCAAGAATGGCTAATTTGACCATCGATGATGCATGTAACATTCtactaaatgaaaaaataggCATACCCATCGACAGACTCGcttatataagtaatatgaTACTGAATGcaagcaaagaaaaatgtttggaCTTTAGATACGATAAGATGATTCATGAATTAAGGGATGTAACATGGGATTCTGAAGGAGCGGAAGGAG gTCGGCAATGGATATATCAAACCTGCACAGAATTTGGATTTTTTCAAACATCGACTGCTCGTCCAAATTTATTTAGTGAAATGTTTCCAGTAGAATTCTTTATTCAACAATGCATTGATATTTTCGGACCTAG GTATAATATAGACTTACTTAATAATGCTGTGAAGCGAACCAATACTCTATACGGAGCACTTAAGTTAGAAGTGAATAATGTAGTATTCGTGCATGGATCTGTTGATCCATGGCATGCATTAGGTATTACAACATCATTAACTCCTGAGGCTACTGCTATTTATATTAATG GCACTGCGCATTGTGCTAACATGTATCCATCTACCGAACATGACCTGCCTCAGCTAAAAGCAGCTAAAGTACAAGTTGGACGAATAATCTATCGGTGGTTAAAGAACTAA
- the LOC122627184 gene encoding putative serine protease F56F10.1 isoform X2, translating into MRFVSLLLLTAVFININVALRNFLRGRSKDGNLGMLLSHKEHKWLPKEQWFIQMLDHFNPIDTRVWKQRYFQNTEYYKPGGPMFLLIGGEGTATAKWMVEGQWIEYAKQFEAMCFQLEHRFYGKSHPTADMSVKNLIYLNSEQALADIAYFIESINEIYKVLDNIKWIVFGGSYPGSLAAWMRVKYPHLVHGAVSSSAPVLAQVDFQQYYVIVENSLKEYSEACVDVIAAANKQFHMMLHHPIGQQGIVKKFNLCDPIDSGYTKRVDISNLYETIVSNFAGIVQYNKDNRNNSRMANLTIDDACNILLNEKIGIPIDRLAYISNMILNASKEKCLDFRYDKMIHELRDVTWDSEGAEGGRQWIYQTCTEFGFFQTSTARPNLFSEMFPVEFFIQQCIDIFGPRYNIDLLNNAVKRTNTLYGALKLEVNNVVFVHGSVDPWHALDILTEIT; encoded by the exons ATGCGATTTGTATCATTATTGCTGTTAACAGcagtttttataaatattaatgtagcACTACGTAATTTTCTAAGAGGTAGAAGTAAAGATGGAAATCTAGGTATGTTGCTTTCACACAAAGAACACAAATGGCTTCCTAAGGAGCAATGGTTTATTCAAATGCTTGATCACTTTAATCCAATAGATACACGTGTTTGGAAGCAg AGATATTTTCAGAATACAGAATATTATAAACCTGGTGGTCCTATGTTCCTTTTAATCGGTGGTGAAGGAACAGCCACTGCCAAGTGGATGGTGGAAGGACAATGGATCGAATATGCTAAACAATTTGAAGCAATGTGTTTTCAACTTGAACATCGCTTTTATGGGAAAAGTCATCCAACTGC AGATATGAGTGTGAAGaacttaatttatttaaattcagAACAAGCACTTGCAGATATAgcatattttatagaaagtataaatgaaatttataaggtattagataatataaaatggatTGTTTTTGGAGGTTCTTATCCTGGATCATTAGCTGCATGGATGCGTGTAAAGTATCCTCATCTTGTACATGGAGCTGTGTCTAGTAGTGCTCCAGTCCTTGCACAAGTTGATTTTCAAC AATATTATGTTATTGTTGAAAATTCCCTTAAAGAATATTCTGAAGCATGTGTAGACGTGATTGCAGCTGCGAACAAACAATTTCATATGATGTTACATCATCCAATAGGTCAACAAGgcattgttaaaaaatttaa CCTGTGTGATCCAATAGATAGTGGATACACAAAACGCGtcgatatttcgaatttatatGAAACGATAGTAAGTAATTTTGCAGGTATTGTCCAGTACAATAAAGATAATCGTAACAATTCAAGAATGGCTAATTTGACCATCGATGATGCATGTAACATTCtactaaatgaaaaaataggCATACCCATCGACAGACTCGcttatataagtaatatgaTACTGAATGcaagcaaagaaaaatgtttggaCTTTAGATACGATAAGATGATTCATGAATTAAGGGATGTAACATGGGATTCTGAAGGAGCGGAAGGAG gTCGGCAATGGATATATCAAACCTGCACAGAATTTGGATTTTTTCAAACATCGACTGCTCGTCCAAATTTATTTAGTGAAATGTTTCCAGTAGAATTCTTTATTCAACAATGCATTGATATTTTCGGACCTAG GTATAATATAGACTTACTTAATAATGCTGTGAAGCGAACCAATACTCTATACGGAGCACTTAAGTTAGAAGTGAATAATGTAGTATTCGTGCATGGATCTGTTGATCCATGGCATGCATTAG ATATTTTAACTGAAATTACTTAA